A single region of the Triticum dicoccoides isolate Atlit2015 ecotype Zavitan chromosome 2B, WEW_v2.0, whole genome shotgun sequence genome encodes:
- the LOC119362587 gene encoding elongation factor 1-beta, translating into MAVTFSDLHTADGLKALEAHLAGKTYISGDGITKDDVKVFAAVPVKPSAEFPNAARWYDAVAAAVSSRFPGQASGVSASSAPAAAAPAASKDEDDDDDMDLFGDETEEDKKAAAEREAAKPAKKKESGKSSVLMDIKPWDDETDMKKLEEAVRSVQMEGLTWGASKLMPVGYGIKKLQIMLTIIDDLVSVDTLIEEVLCEAPINEYVQSCDIVAFNKI; encoded by the exons ATGGCCGTCACGTTCTCCGACCTCCACACCGCCGACGGGCTCAAGGCCCTCGAGGCGCACCTCGCCGGCAAGACCTACATCTCTGG CGATGGGATCACCAAGGACGACGTCAAGGTGTTCGCGGCGGTGCCCGTGAAGCCCAGCGCCGAGTTCCCGAACGCTGCCCGCTGGTACGACGCCGTCGCCGCGGCCGTTTCTTCAAG GTTCCCTGGCCAGGCCTCTGGGGTGAGTGCATCCTCGGCTCCTGCTGCAGCTGCTCCTGCTGCTTCCAAG gatgaagatgatgacgatgacatGGATCTGTTCGGCGATGAGACCGAGGAGGACAAGAAAGCAGCAGCTGAGCGTGAGGCTGCCAAGCCTGCAAAGAAGAAAGAAA GTGGCAAATCCTCCGTCCTCATGGACATCAAGCCATGGGACGATGAGACTGACATGAAGAAGTTGGAGGAGGCTGTCCGCAGTGTTCAAATGGAGGGTCTCACCTGGGGTGCAT CTAAGCTTATGCCTGTGGGTTATGGCATCAAGAAGCTCCAGATCATGCTGACGATCATCGACGACCTTGTGTCTGTCGACACCCTTATTGAGGAAGTGCTCTGTGAGGCGCCCATCAACGAGTATGTCCAGTCGTGTGACATCGTTGCCTTCAACAAGATCTAG
- the LOC119362588 gene encoding pentatricopeptide repeat-containing protein At1g01970-like: protein MVSLAAPAFHSLVAKTSRACTTRASSQRESAPGRPGAKARPRAAGTAQAAAVEAEETQRFRWDELGSDLSEPQEQAMRGLSPKLPNRCRALMPRVVSLSPGDENLGVVLAFWVKAMKPKRADWLLVLKELKAMESPLLAEVLEYALLEDSFEANVRDYTKLMQIYGKQNLLPEAEEAFQAMKARGLPCDQVMLTALVDMYSKAGDLTRAKETFEEIVLLGLPLDKRAYGSMIMAYIRADMLDQAEDLIKQTEDQQVFAGKEVYKALLRAYSYKSDSEGAQRVFDAVQFAGTVPDTKLCALLVNAYCLSNRIDEAVCVTRNMRSAGLELCDRCVALILGAYEKANRLEGALEFLTELEENGVVIGQEPSQLLAAWFGRLGVVHEVEQVLEEVSKSSKSKQSVSLLTEGTKSRKSKDGVEKEWRKGRKGKHSISVHQQPSISVHQQPSISVQTKGATNRKSKITKSITSATEVIL from the exons ATGGTGTCGCTCGCTGCCCCGGCATTCCACTCGCTGGTCGCGAAAACCTCCAGGGCCTGCACCACGAGGGCGTCTTCGCAACGCGAGAGCGCGCCCGGCCGCCCTGGAGCGAAggcgcggcctcgggcggcggggactgcgcaggcggcggcggtggaggcggaggagaCCCAGAGGTTCAGGTGGGATGAGCTCGGGTCCGACCTGTCCGAGCCCCAGGAGCAGGCGATGCGCGGCCTGTCCCCCAAGCTGCCCAACCGCTGCAGGGCGCTGATGCCGCGCGTCGTGTCGCTGTCCCCCGGCGATGAGAATCTCGGCGTGGTCCTTGCGTTCTGGGTGAAGGCCATGAAGCCCAAGAGGGCGGACTGGCTGCTGGTCCTCAAGGAGCTCAAGGCTATGGAGAGCCCGCTTCTCGCTGAG GTACTAGAATATGCACTTCTGGAGGATTCTTTCGAAGCGAATGTGCGTGACTACACCAAACTGATGCAAATCTACGGCAAGCAAAATCTGTTGCCGGAAGCCGAGGAAGCATTCCAGGCCATGAAAGCCAGAGGCCTCCCATGTGATCAGGTCATGCTGACTGCACTGGTGGACATGTACAGCAAGGCCGGGGATCTCACCCGCGCAAAGGAAACATTCGAAGAGATTGTGTTGCTCGGCCTACCACTCGATAAGCGGGCATACGGTTCAATGATCATGGCCTATATCAGAGCAGACATGTTAGACCAAGCAGAAGATCTGATCAAACAGACGGAGGATCAGCAGGTCTTCGCGGGGAAAGAGGTCTACAAGGCTCTCCTGAGAGCATACTCGTACAAAAGCGATTCAGAAGGGGCGCAACGAGTCTTCGATGCGGTACAGTTCGCAGGGACAGTGCCAGACACGAAGCTGTGTGCGCTCCTGGTGAATGCCTACTGCCTCTCCAATAGGATCGACGAGGCCGTCTGTGTGACCCGAAACATGAGGAGTGCAGGACTGGAACTGTGCGACAGGTGTGTCGCGTTGATACTCGGCGCGTACGAGAAGGCCAATAGGCTGGAAGGAGCACTGGAGTTTCTAACGGAGCTCGAAGAGAACGGTGTCGTGATCGGCCAAGAGCCGTCGCAGCTGCTCGCGGCATGGTTCGGGAGGCTCGGGGTGGTTCATGAAGTGGAGCAGGTCCTGGAGGAAGTGAGTAAGAGTAGCAAGAGCAAGCAGAGTGTTTCACTCCTGACGGAAGGGACGAAGAGTAGGAAGAGCAAAGACGGTGTTGAGAAGGAATGGAGAAAAGGCAGAAAGGGTAAACACAGCATTTCAGTACACCAACAACCCAGCATTTCAGTACACCAGCAACCCAGCATTTCAGTCCAGACGAAAGGGGCAACCAACAGGAAGAGCAAAATCACTAAGTCCATTACCTCAGCAACTGAAGTGATTTTGTAA
- the LOC119362589 gene encoding nucleolar protein 56-like: MTLYLLFESASGYALFHASGIRKIGQTVDAVRPTLLDLKRFSRAVKLARFTPFLSAVDAINQCNAVSEGITTDELVNFLVLNLPKVKEWKKGKFTVGVAQPKVGSRITEATGIPCQSDDFIQELLGAVRLHFGQLFDQLKPYDLENYSMASADNMVTQTLFLLDTLDKGINFFTMRVREWYGWHFPELVKVVNDNYLYAKLAKFVANKSDLSEKDIPALADLIGDEDKAKEIVEAAKASMGQDLSPVDLINVQQFAQRVMNLSEYRKNIYEYLVTKMNDIAPNLTSLIGEMVGAQLISNAGSLSNLAKLPSSSLQILGAEKAMRRALKTGGNTPKYGHIFHSSFIGRASTKNKGRMARYLASKCSMASRIDCYSDMSSSIFGEKMREQVEERLDCCEKDVAARKYLDVTKAAIECMTNTVSEEDKEENGGKKESNSEADDDAMHLDKPAMHSTLCTRLAIVEL; this comes from the exons ATGACGCTCTACCTGCTCTTCGAGTCGGCGTCGGGGTACGCGCTCTTCCACGCCTCCGGCATCCGCAAGATCGGGCAGACCGTGGACGCCGTCCGCCCCACCCTGCTGGACCTCAAGCGGTTCAGCAGGGCCGTCAAGCTCGCCAGGTTCACCCCCTTCCTCTCCGCCGTCGACGCCATCAACCAGTGCAACGCCGTCTCCGAAG GGATCACGACCGACGAGTTGGTAAACTTCCTGGTGCTCAACCTGCCAAAGGTGAAGGAGTGGAAGAAGGGCAAGTTCACCGTCGGCGTCGCCCAGCCCAAGGTCGGGTCCCGCATCACCGAGGCCACCGGAATCCCTTGCCAGTCCGATGACTTTATCCAGGAACTGCTTGGTGCGGTGCGTCTGCACTTCGGTCAGCTGTTTGACCAACTCAAG CCATATGACCTGGAGAACTATAGCATGGCAAGTGCGGATAACATGGTGACTCAAACTCTATTTCTGTTGGATACACTTGATAAGGGCATCAATTTCTTCACCATGAGAGTGAG GGAGTGGTATGGATGGCATTTTCCTGAGCTGGTCAAAGTCGTGAATGACAACTACCTTTATGCTAAGCTTGCCAAATTTGTAGCAAACAAATCTGATTTGTCAGAGAAAGACATTCCAGCTTTAGCAGATCTGATTGGAGATGAGGACAAGGCAAAAGAAATTGTTGAAGCAGCAAAGGCATCTATGG GCCAGGACCTTTCACCAGTTGATTTGATCAATGTCCAACAGTTTGCTCAAAGGGTCATGAATCTATCTGAGTACCGTAAAAATATCTACGAGTATCTGGTGACAaagatgaatgatattgcaccaaaTCTGACGTCATTGATTGGTGAAATGGTTGGAGCTCAGTTAATCTCTAATGCTGGCAGTCTTTCGAATCTTGCAAAATTACCTTCCTCCTCTCTCCAGATACTAGGTGCCGAGAAGGCAATGAGAAG AGCTCTTAAAACAGGTGGAAACACACCGAAGTATGGCCACATATTCCACTCATCTTTCATTGGCCGTGCATCAACGAAGAACAAGGGAAGAATGGCTAGATACCTGGCAAGCAAATGCTCAATGGCTTCACGCATTGACTGTTATTCAG ATATGAGTAGCTCCATTTTCGGTGAGAAGATGCGGGAACAAGTCGAGGAGAGATTAGActgttgtgaaaaggatgttgcagCACGCAAGTACCTTGATGTAACGAAGGCTGCAATTGAGTGTATGACCAACACAGTCTCAGAGGAGG ATAAAGAGGAGAACGGTGGGAAAAAAGAGTCTAATTCCGAGGCTGATGATGACGCTATGCATCTTGATAAGCCTGCTATGCACTCGACGTTGTGCACCCGATTGGCCATCGTCGAACTGTAG